The sequence below is a genomic window from Clostridium putrefaciens.
GATAATATGGATATAAAATAAAATAACAATAAAGTTATTAAAAATATACTAACTTTTATATTATATAAGGAGGCGCATTATGAGTTTCTACGAAGAATTAAGTAATTATTATGATATAATATTTGAAAAAAGTGATATGACTTTAAAATTTTTAAGTGAAAATTTAAAAGAGAATTATAAGGTAATAGACTTAGCTTGTGGAAGTGGTACATATGCTTTAGAACTTGGAAAAATGAATATAAAGGTTTTAGGCGTAGATTTAGATGAAAGTATGATAAATTTAGCAAAAGATAAATCAGTAGGAATAGAGAGCTTAAGCTTTATAAATGCTGATATGTTAAAATTAAAAGATGTATCTGATATGAAGTATAACAGTATATTTTGTATAGGGAATTCTTTAGCTCATATTACAGATAAAAATAAAATTAAGACTTTATTTAAAGACGTATATAATATGCTAGATGCAGGTGGAGAGTTTATTGTACAAATAATAAATTATGATAGAATAATAAAGTATAATATTAATGAATTACCTACAATCAAGAGAGAAGATAGCGGTTTAGAATTTGTAAGAAGGTACAAATACCATAAAGAAAAGAAAATAATAAATTTCAATTCAGAATTAATAATACAAAAAGATAACAAAAGAGTTAGTTATAAAAACAGTGTAGAATTACTTCCAATTATGAAGGAAGAGTTACAAAATATGCTATTAGGCTCAGAATTCAAGAACATAAACTTTTATGGTGGGTTTAATAAGTCATCTTATAATGATGATTCCTATGCTACGGTAGTAAGATCAATTAAAGAGTAAATATAATAATGATATTAGGGATGGGGAGATATTTTAATGAAGAAACCATTTTTTGATGCTAAAGATACCTTACTTCAAAATGGACTAAGGGTTATTACAATAAAAAAGGATACCAAAATTATGTCCATACAAATAGGGGTAAGAATTGGATCCATGTATGAAACTATAGAAGAAAAAGGCATTTCTCATTTTATTGAGCACATGTTGTTTAAAGGAACTAAACTTAGAGATAATGAAACACTAAACAATGACTTAGAGTTCTTAGGTGGAGAATATAATGCTTATACAGATTATAAATCTACAGTTTATAGTATAAGTGCTTTAGAAGAAGAAATTATAAATTCTTTAGATTTATTATCAGATATGGTTATGAATTCTACATTTCCTTTGGATGAAATAGAAAGAGAAAGAGGCGTAATTTTATCTGAGATTAAAGGATCATTGGATGATGTGGAAAGTTTATCTTTCAAAAAGTTAAATGAAATAGCATTTGATAATAGTCCACTTAAGTGGGAAGTTAGTGGTGATGAAAAAAACATTAAATCTTTTAATAGGGAAGGTCTTATAGACTTTTATAATAAGTTTTATACACCTAAAAATGCTATTATAGTTATGGTGTCATCTTTGCCACATGAAGAAGCATTACAAAAGGTAGCTAATAAGTTTTCAAATTGGGAAGGAATTAATGTAGAAAAAAAAGAGATATTAGTAGAAAATAATAAGCCCATAATAAAGACAACTATTAAAAAGGATTTAGAGCAAAGTTCTATAGCATATCTCTACACGTTTCATGATTTACCAAAGGAAAAAGAACTTTCTTTAAAGATATTAAATCATAAGCTTGGTGAAAGCTCTAATTCTATTTTGTTTAGAGAACTTAGAGAAAAGCTTGGATTAGCCTATGATGCATATACAGACTTAGACATGACATCAAAGATAAAAACTATGTGCATTTACACTTCAGTATCAGAAGAAAATATTAAAAAGGCTATAGCAACTATTGACAAATGTATAGACGATATTAAGAATAAAAGAATAAAAATTAATGATAATACTGTAAAACTTATGAGTAAGGTTCATAAAACAGCAGTAGTGTCTACAATAGAGGATTCTATGGATCTTGGAAGCTATGTATTATTTCAAGCGCTAGAAGAAGATAATATACAACGATATTTAGAAGATATGGATGCTTTAGAGAAGATAAATAAAGAAAGTATATATGAGGTAGCTAACATAGTATTAAAAAATCCAACTATACACATATTAAAAAATGAAAAAGAATAAGGTGAATTAAGAAAATGGAAGGTAAAATAACTTCGATTCAAGTGCAAAGCAGAAATAAAGATAGGGTTAATATATTTGTAGATGAAGAATTTGCATTAGCCTGCTTTGCAGAGGTTGTATATAAACAAAACATAAAAAAAGGTGA
It includes:
- a CDS encoding M16 family metallopeptidase, which translates into the protein MKKPFFDAKDTLLQNGLRVITIKKDTKIMSIQIGVRIGSMYETIEEKGISHFIEHMLFKGTKLRDNETLNNDLEFLGGEYNAYTDYKSTVYSISALEEEIINSLDLLSDMVMNSTFPLDEIERERGVILSEIKGSLDDVESLSFKKLNEIAFDNSPLKWEVSGDEKNIKSFNREGLIDFYNKFYTPKNAIIVMVSSLPHEEALQKVANKFSNWEGINVEKKEILVENNKPIIKTTIKKDLEQSSIAYLYTFHDLPKEKELSLKILNHKLGESSNSILFRELREKLGLAYDAYTDLDMTSKIKTMCIYTSVSEENIKKAIATIDKCIDDIKNKRIKINDNTVKLMSKVHKTAVVSTIEDSMDLGSYVLFQALEEDNIQRYLEDMDALEKINKESIYEVANIVLKNPTIHILKNEKE
- a CDS encoding class I SAM-dependent methyltransferase, translating into MSFYEELSNYYDIIFEKSDMTLKFLSENLKENYKVIDLACGSGTYALELGKMNIKVLGVDLDESMINLAKDKSVGIESLSFINADMLKLKDVSDMKYNSIFCIGNSLAHITDKNKIKTLFKDVYNMLDAGGEFIVQIINYDRIIKYNINELPTIKREDSGLEFVRRYKYHKEKKIINFNSELIIQKDNKRVSYKNSVELLPIMKEELQNMLLGSEFKNINFYGGFNKSSYNDDSYATVVRSIKE